The Electrophorus electricus isolate fEleEle1 chromosome 4, fEleEle1.pri, whole genome shotgun sequence region CGTGTGCCCACCGCCCCAGCCCAATAACTGCTAAAAGCAGGACACGCGACTGTGAAAATAACTGATTGTGTGAGAAACTAAAGAGCCAGTTCACACTGAGTAgtgaaacatgcacacatgctgtcaCATCACAGCGGTCTGGAAATGCTATGataactgcaaaaataaaagcaaacaactTGTAAATCAAATGGAGATATAAGTAGTGCAGCAGGCATGTATGTAtacatcattaaaaacaaacaaacaaacaaaaaacacaaatcagtTAGCGACTGAGCTGGCCAGGGTGCAGTTCAGTTAGTTAAACTCTGAAGGGTTTCTGAtctgtttttgtcttggtttCTCGCCCCCCGCAACCCCACACTCAGACCAGTACAAAACTCAGAAGAGCATGGAAGCTCCCAGTAAATCCACCTTCAGCCACACAGCCAACACTGCCGTGTTCCCCCTACCCCCGAAACACGCAAGGCACTGGTACAGTTCAGACAAGGCCTGCCTGCGACCGCGCTGTCCCGTCCCTCTGTGTGATGTGACAGAGCGTACTCCTGGAACCCAGTCAGCGAATCAGAGCAGGCTTGTCCTCACCCCCTCCCTGCCGCCCCCTGCTGTGACCCCGCCTCCTCCCCCTTCACCTCCGGAGCTGGGGTAAGAGGGGTAAATCATCTCTCCTGCCTGGGAGAAGTCAATGGTGGGTGGGAGctggggcagggcagggcagggggcgGGACACTCAGCCCTGCAGCTCTTCGTAGCACGGCTCACACACCCGCACGGCCTTCTTGGAGGAGGGCGTCAGGGCATTCCTAGACGAGCACTCAGCGCAGAAGATGTTCCCGCAATGGCGACAGTGGTGCTGCAGGGGgtcgagagagacagagaacgcGGATTTACACGCCACACCCGAATTAACATGGGAAGCACCTCACTGGCAGTGGAAGTCATTCCTATGGGCTGCGTGTGCTGGAGTAACGGATGGATGGAGAACAGACATCATGTCTAATGATCACAGCTGAACCAATGAACCCCCCTCCATAGGGGGCATCTAAAGATACTGATTACTGTCTGAACAGTACTGTAGAACTGTCTCCTACAGGCTGCATCAGAGACTGAAGCAGACTTCAGCCATCGCACTGTGGCTTTGCATCAAAGTAGAGCTAGTACTGTCCTAAACCCCAGCGGAGGTGTTCAATTCTGTTGTCAGGTTGAGACGTCTGCAGTGCTCAAAGATGCAGTGAGGCAACTAAAGTACAGCTCCCAGACAGCCCTGCACGGCTACAAGAACAAGATTAAAGTACTGCTGCACAATAcagcctgtacacacacacacacacacacacacacaaacacgactCCGAATGGGAGTCTGTCTAATGGTGAGTGCCTGTGGTCGACCATTAGCAAAGTTTTGATTTGGGGCTCTGAAGATCATTAaacaagagtgtgtgagtgtgcaagtatgtgtgtaagtgcacaAGTGTGTGGTTCTCTGAGTAAGACAAAAATAGAGAAATGGCCaggggatggagagggagagagagagagagagagagagagagtgagagactgtgtgtgagtggcaccTTGCGGATGGTCACGCTGAACCCTTTCCCACAGGCCATGCAGTTCTGCACCTCGTGGTCTTCTGCCCACTTCCGCGTGAGAGACTGCGACTGTTTGATCTGCATGTGCATAGACATAGCACCACAGCAAACAAGCACAGCGTTACCGCTACTGACTGTAACGATGTCAAAAAAATGAGAAGCTAGCAGAAGGACCAAGGCTGTAAGacatacgtgtgcatgtgtgtgtgtgtgtatgttacctGTAAGGACTGGTTCTCTCGTCCCAGCTCCTGCATAGCCGCTGTCGTGTCATCCAGTTTTCTCTTGAGCTCCATCACTTTGTTCTGCAACTTTTCAATCTCACCCTCGCCTTTCACACACCtaaaacagcacacagagacgctgcgtgtgtgtgtgtgtgtatgtgtgcgtgtgtgcgcgcgcgtgtgtacatgcatgcgcaGTTCCACACCTCTCCAGCAGGGCGCGCCGTTCATCCTGGTTGTTCTGCACAGTGGCCTCCAGCACAGCGATCTCCCCCCGTAACTCATCCGTCTGCTTCTCCAGCTCGGCCACGCGCCGCTGGCTCCCCTGCCACTCACGCTTCAGGGTGGCCACGTTCTCGTTGAGGGCAGACACCTGCACGGAGAGGCGAGCACATGCTTCCTCACCAcgcttctcctcttcctccttagACTTCACCTCCGACGCCTCGcagggaggaaggggggggcaggacagagagagaaagagagatagagaaaaagagggagagagtgaaagaaaggcaATCAAATGAATTAAACAGTGACAGACTGTCCATGTTACATCTAGTGCAGTGTTACGCAGGGAACGTGACAGGACAAATTTAACATCGCATGCTACATTAGAACTGGTCaatagtgcagtgtgtgtgtgttcagtaccaGTTGACTGCGGAGCTTGTCCATTTCcactctgtgctgctgctgtgtgtgtgtgatggtgtcgCGGGTGCTCTGGTGgtctctctgctcctgctccagcGTGGCCTGCCCTGCCTCCACCCGGCCCTGGAGCTCCACCTTCTGCTGCAGCAACACCTGTCTTGCTGCCTGGAGCTCCTtcagctcctacacacacagacacagacacacagacacacagtatgGAATAATGAACCTTCCTGAGCAAGATAAATCCCTGGCACAGAAAAGCTTAGTGAAGTCTTATCATGGTATCTTACTGTTAAAAGTAATTCAAGACTTTTGCATAAAGGAGTTAagacataaatatttacatgtacagcatttacccaacacttttatccaaagcgacttacaagtCTGACTGAACATAACTTAGTAATTGGGGCTTAAGAGTCTTGCTCAAGGACCCAACAGTTGCAACTTGAACTGGccaccttctgattactagtccagtaacTTCACCACTGATCTACCACTAATATTCAAACCAGCTCTCCCAATCATTTCCTCTTCTGTCAGTTATGGACGACGGAGTGAAAATAGCAAGAATTGAGAGAAGAAATTGAGAGACGGACACCTCACACCACGCCTGGATGTTTTAGTCTTGGAATGGGAACTCTGTCGAATTGTGGACGGGAACTAAAAAGTGGAGAAAAGTGCTACAGGACCAGCAGACACCTGAGTGGACAGGCAGTCTGTGTGTTCCTGAGGGACTGGTTACATCACGACTCCATTTTAAATATCGTCTCCTAATATATTTCATGCCAAAGTAGCAGGCTTGTGACGGGTCTTACTGGAGAAAGACCCCAGACGCGTCCTAAACGTGAGCCTATCTGAGGGTAAACACTACGGCGCGCAGACCCCAGACGCGTCCTAAACGTGAGCCTATCTGAGGGTAAACACTACGGCGCGCAGACCCCAGACGCGTCCTAAACGTGAGCCTATCTGAGGGTAAACACTACGGCGCGCAGACCCCAGACGCGTCCTAAACGTGAGCCTATCTGAGGGTAAACACTACGGCGCGCAGACCCCAGACGCGTCCTAAACGTGAGCCTATCTGAGGGTAAACACTACGGCGCGCAGACCCCAGACGCGTCCTAAACGTGAGCCTATCTGAGGGTAAACACTACGGCGCGCAGACCCCAGACGCGTCCTAAACGTGAGCCTATCTGAGGGTAAACACTACGGCGCGCAGACCCCAGACGCGTCCTAAACGTGAGCCTATCTGAGGGTAAACACTACGGCGCGCAGACCCCAGACGCGTCCTAAACGTGAGCCTATCTGAGGGTAAACACCTCCCGGTTTATTAAACAGCTTGAGCAATAGacacatagaaaaaaaagaaagatgtgaTAGACTGAAGGGGAGCTGGAGACCCTCACCTTGGTGCTTTTGCTGGCCAGAGCTTTGAGCTCAGAGCTCAGCCTGTCTcgctccttctccagctcacCCTGCACCACCTTCAGCTCCTCTACCTGAGCAAGATgtttcttcagctcctcctgggtcacctcctacacacacacacacacacacacacacacacacacacacacacacacacacacacacacacacacacacacacacacacacacacacacacacacacacacacacacacacacacacacacacacacacgtcaggaGGAACGGCGGGTGTCCGAGCCCCATACAGGTGTGTGAGACCTACCTGCTGTCCCTGGAGCATGCGCAGGGCATCGTCctgctgtctcactgtctctgccCTCCTGGTTAGCTCCTTCTCCAGCACCTCGCTGCCCGTCTTCAGCTCCTGGATCAGGGAGTCTCGGCTGGTCAGCTGGTTAGTGCTGGCCTTCAGTTCCTCCTGAGTCAAAGCCAGCTTCTCCTCACATGCCTACAAAAtgcaacacaccccacacacaaacacacaccgcaAGCAACACAGCACCAAACAAATACCAAACAAAGCAGACCACAAACCAGACacgacaccacacacacaaatcaagcaCACCACAACCAacacaaaaaccacaacatGTCACTTTAACTGGACTTCAAACCAGGACACGCACATTTCACATGAACAGGAGACACACGTGCGTGTCCTccgcacaaacacaccttcAGGTCCTGGCGCAGGGCGGACAGCTCAGACTCCCTGCCGTAGTAGTCTGACTGGAGCTGGACCAGGTTCTGCTTGGTGCTGTCACACGTCTTCTGCAACTCCGCACTGTGTGTCTTCTCTGAGCTCAGTTCTGCAGACAGCGCAGCTAGCTGCTGCTGGAGCTTAGCCAGGTCctccacctgacacacacatacacacacacacacaaaaacactcacactgaaGGGGTAGTCCATCATCACGGCCCTAACAGAGCAAACGTGATTTTGCTTAGATGCTGAACTGCCTTGTAATATCCCGTTCCATAGTAACGTTTAAGCCACCCCCCGTCACATGTGTGACAGGCGTGACAGGACCCTTCCTGACAGCAGACCCACAACCCCACTGCGCATGGGAGGGCAGCGCGTACCTTCTTGGTGTGGGCAGTCTGCAACTCTGCCACTTGGCTGTGCATTTTTTTCACCTCCTGGTTATAGGAGCCCTGGGCTGCGTCCAGCCGtccctgcagctgctgtgtgacCTTCTCGCTGTCCTTCACCGTGTCCTGAGCCTGCACCAGCTGGGCCTGGAGTGTCACCAGTTGGGCCTGAAGACCCTTCTTCACCtaaatgcgcacacacgcatacaaaggAAATCAACACTTGGATTGAAAGGAAGGTTTCACTAAACATATGGCTGCGTTTGTCATCAGGCCATATGTTGAACAACAGAAAAAGTATCAGCACTATAGCTTAACATATATTTGTactaaaattgtaataaaatttattttgataaaaaaacatttcaggaaGTGTCAGTTGTGCCGTGTTGAACATCTGTGTCACGACACGAAATACaagcacaaatgttttctttcattacaGCTCAAATTATCATTGAATAAATTTCAAGAAAGCTGGAGatgaaacattaatattttcacagtacacatttaaaaagggGCAGGGACAAAATGAGCCATTCCAGAGATTGGTGGGGACGTGTCCGCAGTGTAAAATACGTCTAAGGAACTGTGGGCAAAGGTTGGCAGACGCCTTCTGATTTGATATTACAATATTTAAGAGTTTAAGGAAGCCTACTGCAGTGTGAGATTTTGCTATCATgatgcatttgtcatttttatttcacttttccTTAGTGTTGGAAGTCTCTGTTTAAGGCGTCAGTGTGTTGTGCCCCTCCACAGCAGCGTGGAAACCCACCTCTGCCGATTTCTGCAGCTGAGACTTGGCTGCACTCAGCTCCTTGCCTGTGGCTTGCGTGATCTTCTGAACCTCCTGTAGGGCCTTCTGGTGATATTTCTCCTGCAGAGAGACCAGGGACAAAACTTTCATTCTCCCGCCAGTTCTACGACACCCATAGCCCCCCTTCCCTCAACCAGCAACATCACCAACATTACTTAGCCGGGTTCTTGTAGTCAGTAATTAACATATTCAACATGGTCCGGCTGTATTAAGCAGTAAACCTCTCTACAAGGAGTCATGAAGCACGTCGAATGGTAAGCTAAGCGGGCATGGCTTTTTTGGAGGGCGGGGCTTTATAGAAGGGAGGGTGTGGCTTTCGAAGGGAGGGGTGGACACCTTCAGTGGCAGTCAGAAGTGTGGAGTTGGTTAGAGCAGGATTTAGGCCAATGAACAGATATCCCAGccctcaccttctcctccagAGCTACACaactcctcttcttctccttctccagctgtgCCTGGCTGACCTCCAGGGCTGCAGCAGTCCTGCTCAGGGACTCCTTCGCCGAGGAGAGCTCGTGAGCCTGCGTCTCAGCCTGCTGACAGGCtttctgcagctctgctccCAAACCCTGCAGTTTCTGCTCCAGGCGGGTCTGTAGCGCCCGGCTCTGCTCGCCAGCCTGATCCAGGCTGCTCTGCAGGGCGTTCCGCCCACGCACCGCCTCCTCCAGCCGTGCCCGTACCTCCGCCAGCGATGAGGTcttctcctgcagctcctcctgTAGTGCTGCTgccctgagagagaaagagagagggatagagagagtcATCACCACACAGATATAACAGATAGAAATTCATAGGTAAAGACCTCCCCCTGAGTGGAGGCTGAGTAAAGACCTACCCCTGAATGGTGGCTGAGTAAAGacctacccctgtctctcaGTGTCCAGCAAGCGGCTGAGCTCTGTGTTCTTCGTGTTCATCTCACTGAGCTGCTCTTGCTGCCTCTGACGCTCCATCTGTGCCTGTTCCTGTGCAGAGTGCAGTTCTGCTAACTCTGCCTCTGCTttctgagccacacacacacacacacacacacacacacacacacacacacacacacacacacacacacacacacacacacacacacacacacacacagtgagacatCATAAACACGATGCAAGAAGATATGCTCAAAAAATGGAGCCAGACCAATGAAATGAGATGGCTGAGGGAGTCAATCATAGTACAGCAGGAAAGAGCCTGACAGTGGCCAGTTGTGTGTGAGATGAAGTGTCATCTATGtagtcagtgtgtgcatgtgtgtctcacCTTGACCTGTGTCTCCAGTGTGTCGGTCCTCTGTTCTGCAAACAGCAGCTGTTCCCTGGTCTCCTTCAGACTGGTGTCCAGCTGAGAACACTGCAGTTGTTGCTCCTGCAGTCTACAgttctgctcctccagctgggcTTGGACCCGACTCACCTCCTgtacacgcgcacgcgcacacacacacacacacacacacacacacacacacacacacacacacacacacacacacacacacaaacacctgatTAAATACTCGCTAATACTCCTAGATAATTCAACTGAGTTTCATTTCCTGAAATATTACAGGTAAAGGGAGGAAGAACGACTTCTTTAACTGGCCAAGTACCTGTTGCTTGTCCTGCAGTGCATTCTGGGCTGTTTCCAGGTGGTTCTCCAGGTCTGCTCTCTGGGTAGTGTTGGCAGCTTCAGCAGATAATAGCATTTCTGTCTTAGCCTTTagctgtgacacacacaaaataatctTATCACACAAATACTTCATATTTTCAAGTATTTCTCAGCACTCGTCTGAAAGTAGAAAATAACCAAACTACCATGTATTTTGACCTTTCAATTACAGTAGACCTGTTATAATTGTTTCTCATCTCATATGACTCTGAACCCCTAATCCTTTATAAACACTCTGTACAGGCTTATAAACATGGCACCTGGGTGTCAAGCTGTGCCACCCTCTC contains the following coding sequences:
- the eea1 gene encoding early endosome antigen 1 isoform X1, which encodes MLRRILQMTPGKGGAQTPESDQPSAEMNNETSEGFICPQCMKSHNSAEELFKHYGIFHEAQDQSTQLGPSREDLTLLRQEVQDLQASLKEERWFSEELKKELDKVQGQLKQGQQTDGQTGGEESELEMKLHQAETETFNIKQMKDLFEQKAAQLATEIVDIKSRYDEERSLRELAEQRLANVQEELQRERQEKDRLSTELLQRPGLEDVEVLKTELVQVQTLMDNMTREREAESAQLKTQYERLQANFTTSEIRKLETTISGLRAELEKGPQETAVYTQQIHQLQQKNQLLSEKLAQREKENQEVEKRLSQEQTSKKSLQASLHQRDLELQESQARASAGEAALGRARAEGAERGEEAGRLRRELAELEKVQQELKAERKQLQHQREERESQGLQQQSQISQLHAKLLEAERQLGEVQGRMKEQRQLSGEKLKDREQQVAEVQLKLSRLEEQLKETTTRSTDLQQQLDKSKQQHQELQALQQSTNGKLREAQNDLEQVLRQIGDKDQKIQNLEALLQKSKASLGQLEAEREDLCAKIQAGEGEAALLSQLQEKNHALHEQISQLTDKMRNQSESHKQAQENLHEQLQEQKSQGRSVQDRCQTLEGVVADLTSQLTQSKERVAQLDTQLKAKTEMLLSAEAANTTQRADLENHLETAQNALQDKQQEVSRVQAQLEEQNCRLQEQQLQCSQLDTSLKETREQLLFAEQRTDTLETQVKKAEAELAELHSAQEQAQMERQRQQEQLSEMNTKNTELSRLLDTERQGAAALQEELQEKTSSLAEVRARLEEAVRGRNALQSSLDQAGEQSRALQTRLEQKLQGLGAELQKACQQAETQAHELSSAKESLSRTAAALEVSQAQLEKEKKRSCVALEEKEKYHQKALQEVQKITQATGKELSAAKSQLQKSAEVKKGLQAQLVTLQAQLVQAQDTVKDSEKVTQQLQGRLDAAQGSYNQEVKKMHSQVAELQTAHTKKVEDLAKLQQQLAALSAELSSEKTHSAELQKTCDSTKQNLVQLQSDYYGRESELSALRQDLKACEEKLALTQEELKASTNQLTSRDSLIQELKTGSEVLEKELTRRAETVRQQDDALRMLQGQQEVTQEELKKHLAQVEELKVVQGELEKERDRLSSELKALASKSTKELKELQAARQVLLQQKVELQGRVEAGQATLEQEQRDHQSTRDTITHTQQQHRVEMDKLRSQLASEVKSKEEEEKRGEEACARLSVQVSALNENVATLKREWQGSQRRVAELEKQTDELRGEIAVLEATVQNNQDERRALLERCVKGEGEIEKLQNKVMELKRKLDDTTAAMQELGRENQSLQIKQSQSLTRKWAEDHEVQNCMACGKGFSVTIRKHHCRHCGNIFCAECSSRNALTPSSKKAVRVCEPCYEELQG
- the eea1 gene encoding early endosome antigen 1 isoform X2, which translates into the protein MLRRILQMTPGKGGAQTPESDQPSAEMNNETSEGFICPQCMKSHNSAEELFKHYGIFHEAQDQSTQLGPSREDLTLLRQEVQDLQASLKEERWFSEELKKELDKVQGQLKQGQQTDGQTGGEESELEMKLHQAETETFNIKQMKDLFEQKAAQLATEIVDIKSRYDEERSLRELAEQRLANVQEELQRERQEKDRLSTELLQRPGLEDVEVLKTELVQVQTLMDNMTREREAESAQLKTQYERLQANFTTSETTISGLRAELEKGPQETAVYTQQIHQLQQKNQLLSEKLAQREKENQEVEKRLSQEQTSKKSLQASLHQRDLELQESQARASAGEAALGRARAEGAERGEEAGRLRRELAELEKVQQELKAERKQLQHQREERESQGLQQQSQISQLHAKLLEAERQLGEVQGRMKEQRQLSGEKLKDREQQVAEVQLKLSRLEEQLKETTTRSTDLQQQLDKSKQQHQELQALQQSTNGKLREAQNDLEQVLRQIGDKDQKIQNLEALLQKSKASLGQLEAEREDLCAKIQAGEGEAALLSQLQEKNHALHEQISQLTDKMRNQSESHKQAQENLHEQLQEQKSQGRSVQDRCQTLEGVVADLTSQLTQSKERVAQLDTQLKAKTEMLLSAEAANTTQRADLENHLETAQNALQDKQQEVSRVQAQLEEQNCRLQEQQLQCSQLDTSLKETREQLLFAEQRTDTLETQVKKAEAELAELHSAQEQAQMERQRQQEQLSEMNTKNTELSRLLDTERQGAAALQEELQEKTSSLAEVRARLEEAVRGRNALQSSLDQAGEQSRALQTRLEQKLQGLGAELQKACQQAETQAHELSSAKESLSRTAAALEVSQAQLEKEKKRSCVALEEKEKYHQKALQEVQKITQATGKELSAAKSQLQKSAEVKKGLQAQLVTLQAQLVQAQDTVKDSEKVTQQLQGRLDAAQGSYNQEVKKMHSQVAELQTAHTKKVEDLAKLQQQLAALSAELSSEKTHSAELQKTCDSTKQNLVQLQSDYYGRESELSALRQDLKACEEKLALTQEELKASTNQLTSRDSLIQELKTGSEVLEKELTRRAETVRQQDDALRMLQGQQEVTQEELKKHLAQVEELKVVQGELEKERDRLSSELKALASKSTKELKELQAARQVLLQQKVELQGRVEAGQATLEQEQRDHQSTRDTITHTQQQHRVEMDKLRSQLASEVKSKEEEEKRGEEACARLSVQVSALNENVATLKREWQGSQRRVAELEKQTDELRGEIAVLEATVQNNQDERRALLERCVKGEGEIEKLQNKVMELKRKLDDTTAAMQELGRENQSLQIKQSQSLTRKWAEDHEVQNCMACGKGFSVTIRKHHCRHCGNIFCAECSSRNALTPSSKKAVRVCEPCYEELQG
- the eea1 gene encoding early endosome antigen 1 isoform X3, whose product is MVFRGTEKRTRQSSRTTEGQQTDGQTGGEESELEMKLHQAETETFNIKQMKDLFEQKAAQLATEIVDIKSRYDEERSLRELAEQRLANVQEELQRERQEKDRLSTELLQRPGLEDVEVLKTELVQVQTLMDNMTREREAESAQLKTQYERLQANFTTSEIRKLETTISGLRAELEKGPQETAVYTQQIHQLQQKNQLLSEKLAQREKENQEVEKRLSQEQTSKKSLQASLHQRDLELQESQARASAGEAALGRARAEGAERGEEAGRLRRELAELEKVQQELKAERKQLQHQREERESQGLQQQSQISQLHAKLLEAERQLGEVQGRMKEQRQLSGEKLKDREQQVAEVQLKLSRLEEQLKETTTRSTDLQQQLDKSKQQHQELQALQQSTNGKLREAQNDLEQVLRQIGDKDQKIQNLEALLQKSKASLGQLEAEREDLCAKIQAGEGEAALLSQLQEKNHALHEQISQLTDKMRNQSESHKQAQENLHEQLQEQKSQGRSVQDRCQTLEGVVADLTSQLTQSKERVAQLDTQLKAKTEMLLSAEAANTTQRADLENHLETAQNALQDKQQEVSRVQAQLEEQNCRLQEQQLQCSQLDTSLKETREQLLFAEQRTDTLETQVKKAEAELAELHSAQEQAQMERQRQQEQLSEMNTKNTELSRLLDTERQGAAALQEELQEKTSSLAEVRARLEEAVRGRNALQSSLDQAGEQSRALQTRLEQKLQGLGAELQKACQQAETQAHELSSAKESLSRTAAALEVSQAQLEKEKKRSCVALEEKEKYHQKALQEVQKITQATGKELSAAKSQLQKSAEVKKGLQAQLVTLQAQLVQAQDTVKDSEKVTQQLQGRLDAAQGSYNQEVKKMHSQVAELQTAHTKKVEDLAKLQQQLAALSAELSSEKTHSAELQKTCDSTKQNLVQLQSDYYGRESELSALRQDLKACEEKLALTQEELKASTNQLTSRDSLIQELKTGSEVLEKELTRRAETVRQQDDALRMLQGQQEVTQEELKKHLAQVEELKVVQGELEKERDRLSSELKALASKSTKELKELQAARQVLLQQKVELQGRVEAGQATLEQEQRDHQSTRDTITHTQQQHRVEMDKLRSQLASEVKSKEEEEKRGEEACARLSVQVSALNENVATLKREWQGSQRRVAELEKQTDELRGEIAVLEATVQNNQDERRALLERCVKGEGEIEKLQNKVMELKRKLDDTTAAMQELGRENQSLQIKQSQSLTRKWAEDHEVQNCMACGKGFSVTIRKHHCRHCGNIFCAECSSRNALTPSSKKAVRVCEPCYEELQG